A single window of Brevundimonas vitisensis DNA harbors:
- the trpD gene encoding anthranilate phosphoribosyltransferase translates to MADGFKPLLAKLVEGRILERDEALAFFAACLRGEPTLAQVAAAVTALRIRGETVEEITAFATAMRQAALTLDHPYDAIDTCGTGGDGAHTFNISTAAALVLAGAGLKVAKHGNRALSSKSGSSDVLSVLGVNLAASPAQQRRSLDVANIAFLFAPAYHGAMRHVGPVRAEIGFRTVFNLLGPLSNPAGAKRQVMGVYDPRLLEPLAEVLGRLGATRAWTVHGQGLDELTTTGPTEVAEFKGGAVRRFSVTPEEAGLARADIADLRGGDAEENAAALRALLDGAPGAYRDIVLLNAAAALVVADRAADLAEGAVMAGAVIDDGRAAKALAALVEATNTPIEIEDPA, encoded by the coding sequence ATGGCGGACGGGTTCAAGCCCCTGCTGGCCAAGCTGGTCGAGGGCCGCATCCTGGAGAGGGACGAAGCCCTGGCCTTTTTCGCGGCCTGCCTTCGAGGCGAACCAACCCTGGCCCAGGTGGCGGCGGCGGTGACGGCCCTGAGGATTCGCGGCGAAACGGTCGAGGAGATCACCGCCTTTGCCACTGCCATGCGTCAGGCGGCGCTGACGCTGGATCATCCCTATGACGCGATCGACACCTGCGGCACGGGGGGCGATGGGGCGCATACGTTCAACATCTCGACCGCCGCAGCCCTGGTGCTGGCCGGTGCGGGGCTGAAGGTCGCCAAGCACGGCAACCGGGCACTGAGCTCCAAGTCAGGTTCGTCCGATGTGCTGTCGGTGCTGGGGGTCAATCTGGCCGCCAGCCCGGCGCAGCAGCGCCGCTCACTGGACGTGGCCAATATCGCCTTCCTGTTCGCCCCCGCCTATCACGGGGCCATGCGCCACGTCGGGCCGGTGCGGGCCGAGATCGGTTTCCGCACGGTCTTCAACCTGTTGGGACCGCTTTCCAATCCGGCAGGAGCGAAGCGCCAGGTGATGGGTGTCTATGATCCCCGCCTGCTGGAGCCGCTGGCCGAGGTCCTGGGGCGGCTGGGGGCCACCCGGGCCTGGACAGTCCACGGCCAGGGACTGGACGAGCTGACGACCACGGGCCCGACCGAGGTTGCCGAGTTCAAGGGCGGGGCGGTGCGACGATTCTCGGTCACCCCCGAGGAGGCCGGTCTAGCGCGCGCCGACATCGCGGACCTGCGCGGCGGTGATGCCGAGGAGAATGCGGCGGCGCTGCGGGCCCTGCTGGACGGCGCGCCGGGGGCCTATCGCGACATCGTCCTGTTGAACGCGGCGGCGGCCCTGGTGGTGGCGGATCGTGCCGCCGATCTGGCCGAAGGGGCCGTCATGGCGGGGGCCGTCATCGACGATGGGCGCGCGGCAAAGGCGCTGGCCGCCCTGGTCGAAGCCACCAACACCCCGATCGAGATCGAAGACCCGGCATGA
- the trpC gene encoding indole-3-glycerol phosphate synthase TrpC, protein MSDILDRIAAYKRIDVAARKAAASQDAIEAQAAVAGMPRGFRASLVRHAAPGRPALIAEIKKASPSKGLIRADFDPPALAQAYERGGAACLSVLTDGPSFQGDDAYLVAARAAVALPCLRKDFIVDPWQVAESRALGADCVLIILAMIDDALAADVLAEARRFGMDALIETHDEAEMARAVALGGDLIGVNNRSLRTFEVDLATTARLADLAPHEALLVAESGIFTAADVAAVATAGAGAILVGESLMRQADVEAATRALLLS, encoded by the coding sequence ATGAGCGATATCCTGGACCGCATCGCCGCCTACAAGCGGATCGACGTCGCCGCGCGCAAGGCCGCTGCGTCACAGGATGCCATAGAGGCCCAGGCTGCGGTCGCCGGGATGCCGCGCGGGTTTCGCGCCTCTCTTGTCCGTCATGCCGCGCCCGGCCGCCCGGCCCTGATCGCCGAGATCAAGAAGGCCAGCCCGTCCAAGGGTCTGATTCGCGCCGATTTCGACCCGCCCGCCCTGGCCCAGGCCTATGAGCGCGGCGGGGCAGCCTGTCTGTCGGTGCTGACCGACGGTCCCAGTTTCCAGGGCGATGATGCCTATCTGGTCGCGGCGCGGGCGGCCGTCGCCCTGCCCTGCCTGCGCAAGGACTTCATCGTCGACCCATGGCAGGTGGCCGAGAGCCGCGCCCTGGGGGCCGATTGCGTCCTGATCATCCTGGCCATGATCGACGACGCCCTGGCGGCGGACGTCCTGGCCGAGGCGCGCCGATTCGGCATGGACGCCCTGATCGAGACCCATGACGAGGCCGAGATGGCGCGCGCCGTGGCCCTGGGCGGTGACCTGATCGGCGTCAACAACCGCTCGCTGCGGACCTTCGAGGTCGATCTGGCCACCACGGCGCGCCTGGCCGACCTGGCTCCGCACGAGGCCCTGCTGGTGGCCGAAAGCGGGATATTCACCGCAGCCGATGTCGCGGCGGTCGCCACAGCCGGTGCCGGAGCCATCCTGGTCGGCGAAAGCCTGATGCGGCAGGCCGATGTAGAGGCCGCGACACGGGCTCTGCTGTTAAGTTGA
- a CDS encoding ComEC/Rec2 family competence protein gives MTTGASTGEGEVMVGVSDGAALIPPIAANPSPRDRICQAWDQAIQAQALRWRLWAPVAFGGGCGLYFALSSEPALWPLLLAASMAVAAWLGARRLGWSRAVTLPLMLLACLAGGLAMAKIRTERVAAPIAPAIAEPTVIQAWVLDVDSPGERGHRVVIAPVSIRGLAPEETPIRLRATVKGPPPVPGQAIRLFAILNPPPAPASPGAYDFGRNAFFQGMGGVAFALGETRPARLQPPPWRLRMAMRINAARFALAQRIVDRLGERTGGVAAAMVTGHETWISRDDLDVMRDSGLAHILSISGLHMAIVGGFVFFLVRLIVAAIPWLALRVSGKKVAAVAGLIAVGTYLVVSGAPAPAERAAITASIAFLAVLLDRQAISMHALAVAAFAVLLLQPEAVVTPGFQMSFAATAALVALAEAWPQRTREISAPWPILAAQRLGGWIWAALAASLVAGLATGPFAMQHFNRTAVFGLIANMATSPISTFLMMPALALGAALEPLGLGGPFLWVAGIGVDLMLAVGSWTANLPGAVRTVASAPSIALPIAFLGVLFIALWRGPLRWVGLPFALAVVLWPRPPAPDLWIGDGGTNAAYAVGDKAVVMRPGVRQFAVDLWSRRRGLEAVDRPTEGWSCIRWSCAPSTRTAGPMALAWGRQPVSMEQLQSLCRSAEVVSLRSTASVLPAECNGRLVLDGVDYARGGSVELWRTAQGWRAVWTADVRGNRPWSRVGDPEISDSAG, from the coding sequence GTGACGACGGGGGCGTCGACGGGCGAGGGCGAGGTCATGGTGGGCGTGTCCGATGGGGCCGCCCTTATACCGCCCATCGCCGCGAATCCCAGCCCGCGAGACCGGATTTGCCAGGCTTGGGATCAGGCAATTCAGGCCCAGGCCCTGCGCTGGCGGCTCTGGGCTCCGGTCGCCTTTGGCGGGGGATGCGGTCTCTATTTCGCCCTGTCTTCGGAGCCCGCGCTGTGGCCGCTGCTGCTGGCGGCGTCCATGGCGGTGGCGGCCTGGCTGGGGGCGCGGCGGCTGGGCTGGTCCCGGGCCGTGACGCTTCCCTTGATGCTTTTGGCTTGTTTGGCGGGCGGCCTGGCCATGGCCAAGATCAGGACCGAACGGGTCGCCGCGCCGATCGCGCCTGCCATCGCTGAACCGACCGTGATCCAGGCTTGGGTCCTGGATGTCGATAGTCCCGGCGAGCGCGGCCATCGGGTGGTCATCGCGCCGGTCAGTATCCGTGGACTGGCTCCGGAGGAGACCCCCATCCGGCTGAGGGCGACGGTAAAGGGCCCACCGCCCGTTCCCGGTCAGGCCATCCGCCTGTTCGCCATCCTGAACCCGCCACCGGCTCCGGCCAGCCCAGGGGCCTATGACTTCGGCCGCAATGCCTTCTTCCAAGGCATGGGGGGTGTCGCCTTCGCCCTGGGCGAGACCCGGCCCGCCCGGCTCCAGCCGCCCCCCTGGCGATTGCGTATGGCGATGCGGATCAATGCTGCGCGCTTTGCCCTGGCCCAGCGGATCGTCGATCGGTTGGGCGAGCGCACGGGCGGGGTCGCCGCAGCCATGGTGACCGGGCATGAGACGTGGATCAGCCGGGACGACCTGGATGTGATGCGCGATTCAGGGCTGGCGCACATCCTTTCGATCTCTGGCCTGCATATGGCGATCGTCGGCGGGTTCGTCTTCTTCCTCGTGCGTCTGATCGTTGCGGCGATCCCCTGGCTGGCGCTTCGGGTGTCGGGAAAGAAGGTGGCGGCCGTCGCGGGTCTGATTGCGGTCGGCACCTATCTGGTGGTTTCGGGGGCACCGGCCCCGGCAGAGCGAGCGGCCATCACGGCCTCGATCGCCTTCCTCGCTGTGCTTCTGGATCGGCAGGCCATCAGCATGCACGCCTTGGCCGTCGCGGCCTTTGCCGTCCTGCTGCTGCAGCCCGAGGCCGTCGTCACCCCCGGGTTTCAGATGTCGTTCGCCGCCACTGCGGCCCTGGTGGCCCTGGCCGAAGCCTGGCCCCAGCGAACGCGGGAAATCTCCGCGCCCTGGCCCATACTGGCAGCGCAGCGGCTGGGCGGATGGATCTGGGCGGCCTTGGCGGCAAGCCTCGTCGCCGGGCTGGCGACCGGACCGTTCGCCATGCAGCATTTCAACCGGACCGCCGTTTTCGGTTTGATCGCCAATATGGCGACCTCGCCCATCTCGACCTTTCTGATGATGCCGGCTTTGGCGCTGGGGGCGGCGCTGGAGCCCTTAGGACTGGGCGGGCCTTTCCTGTGGGTGGCCGGGATCGGTGTGGATCTGATGCTGGCGGTGGGCTCCTGGACGGCCAACCTGCCCGGCGCGGTGCGCACGGTGGCCAGTGCACCGTCGATCGCCCTGCCGATCGCCTTCCTTGGGGTCCTGTTCATTGCTTTGTGGCGCGGGCCGCTGCGTTGGGTGGGCCTGCCGTTTGCCCTGGCCGTCGTCCTGTGGCCCCGGCCGCCTGCGCCTGACCTCTGGATCGGTGATGGCGGAACCAATGCGGCCTATGCCGTCGGAGACAAGGCGGTCGTGATGCGGCCGGGCGTGCGTCAGTTTGCGGTCGATCTGTGGTCGCGGAGGCGGGGGCTGGAGGCTGTAGATCGCCCGACCGAGGGATGGAGCTGTATCCGCTGGTCCTGTGCGCCCTCCACCCGCACCGCGGGCCCGATGGCGCTGGCCTGGGGCAGGCAGCCGGTCTCGATGGAGCAGCTCCAGTCGCTCTGCCGCTCGGCCGAGGTCGTCAGCCTGAGAAGCACCGCATCGGTGCTGCCGGCCGAATGCAACGGCAGACTGGTGCTGGATGGCGTGGACTATGCGCGCGGCGGCTCCGTGGAACTATGGCGCACAGCTCAGGGGTGGCGGGCCGTCTGGACCGCCGATGTCCGGGGCAATCGCCCCTGGAGCCGGGTCGGTGATCCCGAAATCAGTGATAGCGCCGGATGA
- a CDS encoding anthranilate synthase component II gives MILVVDNYDSFTYNLVHYLAELGAQTHVIRNDDLSVEQAWALKPQGVLLSPGPCAPDQAGICLPLLTTAPDDMPILGVCLGHQAIGQAFGGDVVRAKTLMHGKTSPIIHEGTSVFAGLPSPFTATRYHSLAVSRATLPDSLDVTAWTEDGEIMGLKHRDRPIHGVQFHPESIATEHGHDMLANFLDLAGIKRSAMV, from the coding sequence ATGATCCTGGTCGTCGATAACTACGACAGCTTTACCTACAACCTCGTCCACTACCTCGCGGAGCTGGGCGCGCAGACGCACGTCATCCGCAACGACGATCTGAGCGTGGAACAGGCCTGGGCGCTGAAGCCCCAGGGGGTGCTGCTGTCGCCCGGTCCATGTGCGCCGGATCAGGCGGGGATCTGTCTGCCGCTGCTGACCACGGCGCCGGACGATATGCCCATCCTGGGGGTCTGCCTGGGCCACCAAGCGATCGGTCAGGCCTTTGGCGGCGATGTGGTGCGGGCCAAGACCCTGATGCACGGCAAGACCTCGCCGATCATCCACGAGGGGACGTCGGTTTTCGCGGGCCTGCCTTCCCCCTTCACCGCCACGCGCTATCACAGCTTGGCGGTTTCGCGCGCCACCCTGCCTGACAGCCTGGATGTCACGGCCTGGACCGAGGACGGCGAGATCATGGGACTCAAACACCGCGACCGTCCGATCCACGGGGTTCAGTTCCACCCCGAATCCATTGCGACCGAACACGGCCACGACATGCTTGCCAACTTCCTGGATCTGGCAGGCATCAAGCGCTCGGCGATGGTCTGA
- the gltA gene encoding citrate synthase produces the protein MSEPTKSNGSATLTLGDKSVELPVISGSTGPDVIDIRKLYGATEAFTYDPGFTSTASCESALTFIDGDKGTLLHRGYPIDQLASQSNFIEVCHLLLHGELPTASQYEAFEQSITMHTMLHSQFDRFFEGFRRDAHPMAIMVGTVGALSAFYHDSLDIHDPVQRNISAIRLIAKMPTIAARAYKYHIGQPFVSPRNDLNYAENFLRMCFAVPAEDYVVNPVLAKAMDRIFTLHADHEQNASTSTVRLAGSSGANPFACIAAGIACLWGPSHGGANEEALNMLKEIGTPEKIPAFIEGVKAKKYKLMGFGHRVYKNYDPRATVMKESADEVLAAVGDPNDPLFQVAKELERLALNDEYFIERKLFPNVDFYSGITLSAMGFPTSMFTVLFSLARTVGWIAQWQEMMADPGQKIGRPRQLYTGPTQRDYVPIQNRG, from the coding sequence ATGAGCGAACCCACCAAGAGCAACGGCTCGGCGACCCTGACCCTGGGTGACAAATCCGTCGAACTTCCCGTCATTTCCGGCTCCACCGGTCCTGACGTCATCGATATCCGCAAGCTGTATGGGGCAACCGAAGCCTTTACCTACGACCCCGGCTTCACCTCGACGGCCTCGTGCGAAAGCGCCCTGACCTTCATTGACGGCGACAAGGGCACGCTGCTGCACCGCGGCTATCCCATCGATCAGCTGGCATCGCAGTCGAACTTCATCGAGGTCTGTCATCTGCTGCTGCACGGCGAACTGCCGACGGCGTCTCAGTACGAGGCGTTCGAGCAGAGCATCACGATGCACACGATGCTGCATTCGCAGTTCGACCGCTTCTTCGAAGGCTTCCGTCGCGACGCCCACCCCATGGCCATCATGGTCGGCACCGTCGGGGCTCTGTCGGCCTTCTATCACGACAGCCTGGACATTCATGATCCGGTCCAGCGCAACATCTCGGCCATCCGACTGATCGCCAAGATGCCGACGATCGCGGCCCGCGCCTATAAGTATCATATCGGCCAGCCGTTCGTGTCGCCGCGCAACGACCTGAACTATGCCGAGAACTTCCTGCGCATGTGCTTTGCCGTTCCGGCAGAGGACTATGTGGTCAACCCTGTCCTGGCCAAGGCCATGGACCGTATCTTCACCCTGCACGCCGACCACGAGCAGAACGCCTCGACCTCGACCGTTCGTCTGGCCGGGTCGTCGGGTGCCAACCCGTTTGCCTGTATCGCCGCCGGCATCGCCTGCCTGTGGGGCCCCTCGCATGGCGGGGCCAACGAAGAAGCATTGAACATGCTGAAGGAGATCGGCACGCCGGAGAAGATTCCCGCCTTCATCGAGGGCGTGAAGGCCAAGAAATACAAGCTGATGGGCTTTGGCCACCGGGTCTACAAGAACTATGATCCCCGCGCGACGGTGATGAAGGAAAGCGCCGACGAGGTCCTGGCCGCCGTCGGCGACCCCAATGACCCGCTGTTCCAGGTCGCCAAGGAGCTGGAGCGTCTGGCGCTGAACGACGAGTATTTCATCGAGCGCAAGCTGTTCCCGAACGTCGACTTCTATTCGGGCATCACCCTGTCGGCGATGGGCTTCCCGACTTCGATGTTCACCGTGCTGTTCTCGCTGGCCCGTACGGTCGGCTGGATCGCCCAGTGGCAGGAAATGATGGCCGACCCCGGCCAGAAGATCGGCCGCCCGCGCCAGCTCTATACCGGCCCGACGCAACGCGACTACGTCCCGATCCAGAACCGGGGCTGA
- a CDS encoding DUF2272 domain-containing protein, producing MRTALALALAAWVAATSPVPAQTARLPRDVFDVIPPESRIEGERGRMRVVQSGCRVGPTSWARRRIVDVAVQEWAVFGFQVVDARAIETGRLPDGVVSEAANPPRSRAVQARHMLRIGRRETDPRLARTIAGYWSATPDGAQVIGRQNRRWQATDADVGWVEPWSAAFVSWVMCEAGLGEPEQFQRDVAHRVYIDQAIRARDGQATAAAYVAYDAGEAEISPGDLMCNARGTVGYRTLADRRRDLGEYAGTHCDIVVRVAHDRINVIGGNVIDGVTLTILPLTSEGTAFARPVSDEEVTGARTIFAHLKLTADPVEDDAMDRSPTLRAMAAP from the coding sequence ATGCGCACCGCTCTAGCCCTGGCGCTCGCCGCTTGGGTGGCGGCGACCTCGCCGGTGCCGGCCCAGACGGCCCGATTGCCGCGTGATGTCTTCGACGTCATCCCGCCAGAGTCCCGCATCGAGGGCGAGCGGGGCCGCATGCGGGTGGTGCAGTCGGGATGCCGCGTCGGGCCGACGTCCTGGGCCCGACGGCGCATCGTCGATGTCGCGGTGCAGGAGTGGGCGGTGTTCGGCTTTCAGGTCGTGGACGCCCGGGCGATCGAAACGGGCCGCCTGCCGGACGGCGTCGTCTCGGAAGCGGCCAATCCGCCCAGGTCGCGCGCTGTTCAAGCGCGGCATATGCTGCGGATCGGACGTCGTGAGACCGATCCTCGCCTGGCTCGGACCATCGCCGGCTATTGGAGCGCAACGCCCGACGGAGCCCAGGTCATCGGTCGCCAGAACCGTCGCTGGCAGGCTACCGACGCCGATGTCGGCTGGGTCGAGCCATGGTCCGCCGCCTTCGTCAGCTGGGTGATGTGCGAGGCCGGTCTGGGTGAGCCGGAACAGTTCCAGCGCGACGTCGCGCACCGCGTCTATATCGACCAGGCCATTCGCGCCCGGGACGGCCAGGCCACTGCAGCGGCCTATGTGGCCTACGATGCCGGCGAGGCAGAGATCTCACCCGGCGATCTGATGTGCAATGCGCGCGGCACAGTGGGTTATCGAACCCTGGCCGACCGGCGCCGCGACCTGGGCGAATATGCCGGGACCCATTGCGACATCGTCGTTCGCGTCGCTCACGACCGGATCAACGTCATCGGCGGCAATGTGATCGATGGCGTAACCCTGACCATCCTGCCCCTGACGAGCGAAGGCACGGCCTTTGCCCGGCCCGTATCGGATGAGGAGGTAACGGGCGCGCGGACCATCTTTGCGCATCTGAAACTGACGGCCGATCCGGTGGAGGATGACGCCATGGACAGATCGCCGACCCTCAGGGCCATGGCGGCCCCTTGA
- the lexA gene encoding transcriptional repressor LexA: MLTKKQHELLMFIHQRIRESGVSPSFDEMKEALDLASKSGIHRLITALEERGFIRRLAHRARALEVMKLPEQATTAAPAKGRQPFRPDVITGGGRPVPAAPVEAANDTRELALMGKIAAGTPIAAIEHETARYPVPESMLGAGDHYMLEIEGDSMIEAGILNGDLVVIKRADTAASGEIVVALVEGEEATLKRLRKKGASIALEPANRAYETRIFGPDQVEVQGKLVGLIRRYH; the protein is encoded by the coding sequence ATGCTCACCAAGAAACAGCACGAGCTGCTGATGTTCATTCATCAGCGCATCCGTGAAAGCGGGGTCTCGCCTTCGTTCGATGAGATGAAGGAAGCGCTGGACCTGGCGTCGAAGTCGGGCATCCATCGGCTGATCACGGCGCTGGAGGAGCGGGGCTTCATTCGACGCCTGGCGCACCGGGCGCGGGCGCTGGAGGTCATGAAACTGCCGGAACAGGCGACGACCGCCGCGCCGGCCAAGGGACGACAGCCCTTCCGTCCCGACGTCATCACCGGTGGCGGTCGGCCTGTGCCTGCCGCCCCGGTCGAAGCCGCGAACGACACGCGCGAACTGGCTCTGATGGGCAAGATCGCGGCTGGCACGCCCATCGCCGCGATCGAGCACGAGACGGCTCGCTATCCAGTGCCTGAATCGATGCTGGGGGCCGGGGATCACTACATGCTGGAGATCGAAGGCGATTCGATGATCGAGGCAGGCATCCTGAACGGGGACCTGGTGGTCATCAAACGCGCGGACACGGCCGCGTCCGGCGAGATCGTCGTGGCGCTGGTCGAAGGTGAGGAAGCGACCTTGAAGCGTCTGCGCAAGAAGGGCGCTTCCATTGCGCTGGAGCCTGCCAACCGCGCTTATGAGACCCGCATCTTCGGGCCCGATCAGGTCGAGGTTCAGGGCAAGCTGGTCGGCCTCATCCGGCGCTATCACTGA
- the gltX gene encoding glutamate--tRNA ligase — MTSPSPVDAPVVTRFAPSPTGSLHIGGARTALFNYLYAKGRGGKFLIRVEDTDRERSTEAAVQAIFDGLSWLELFADEEPVFQFARADRHREVVETLVQTGHAYRDYTSAEETGALRDAAKAARTTFESPWRDRDPNEGDPAQPHVVRFRRPLPGQVVVEDAVQGTVSWSTSDLDDLVLLRSDGAPTYNLAVVVDDHDMGVTHVIRGDDHLNNAARQSLIYDALGWTRPVFAHIPLIHGPDGAKLSKRHGAQAVHEYAEMGYLPEGMRNYLARLGWSHGDDELFGDDQAEAWFDLNGVGKAPARLDFDKLAHVNAHWIRLANDDRLAKLALDVHLSRGHALREGDEARLVRAMPFVKDRAKTLLELADQTVFVLAARPLPLSEKALGFLAGEVAERIGRLRDRLALFASWDVFALEAELKAFAEEEGVGFGKIGPAARAALTALAVSPDISRILAALGRDESLGRLDDALQQTK, encoded by the coding sequence ATGACCTCGCCCTCGCCCGTCGACGCCCCCGTCGTCACCCGCTTTGCCCCCTCGCCCACCGGCTCCCTGCACATAGGGGGCGCTCGGACGGCGCTTTTCAACTATCTTTACGCGAAAGGGCGCGGCGGGAAATTCCTGATCCGTGTGGAAGACACCGACCGCGAGCGGTCCACCGAGGCCGCGGTCCAGGCGATCTTTGACGGCCTGTCGTGGCTGGAATTGTTTGCCGACGAAGAACCGGTCTTCCAGTTCGCACGGGCCGACCGTCATCGGGAGGTCGTCGAGACCCTGGTTCAGACGGGCCATGCCTATCGCGACTATACCTCCGCCGAAGAGACCGGTGCCTTGCGCGACGCGGCCAAGGCCGCCCGCACGACCTTCGAATCGCCCTGGCGCGATCGCGATCCCAATGAGGGCGATCCGGCCCAGCCGCACGTCGTGCGGTTCCGCCGCCCCCTGCCCGGTCAGGTCGTGGTCGAGGATGCCGTTCAGGGGACGGTCAGCTGGTCGACCTCCGATCTGGACGATCTGGTCCTGCTGCGTTCGGACGGTGCCCCGACCTACAACCTCGCCGTTGTCGTAGACGACCACGACATGGGCGTGACCCACGTCATCCGAGGTGACGACCATCTGAACAACGCGGCGCGCCAGTCGCTGATCTATGATGCCCTGGGCTGGACCCGGCCGGTCTTCGCCCACATTCCCCTGATCCACGGACCGGACGGCGCCAAGCTGTCCAAGCGCCATGGGGCCCAGGCTGTCCATGAATATGCCGAGATGGGCTATCTGCCCGAGGGCATGCGCAACTATCTGGCCCGGCTGGGCTGGAGCCACGGCGACGACGAGCTGTTCGGTGACGATCAGGCCGAGGCGTGGTTCGACCTGAATGGCGTGGGCAAGGCCCCGGCGCGGCTGGACTTCGACAAGCTGGCCCACGTGAACGCCCACTGGATCCGCCTGGCCAACGACGACCGCCTGGCCAAGCTGGCGCTGGATGTGCATCTGTCACGGGGCCATGCGCTGCGTGAAGGCGACGAGGCGCGACTGGTCCGGGCCATGCCGTTCGTGAAGGACCGCGCCAAGACCCTGCTGGAGCTGGCAGATCAGACGGTTTTCGTGCTGGCTGCCCGCCCCTTGCCGCTGAGTGAAAAGGCCCTGGGCTTCCTGGCCGGCGAGGTGGCGGAGCGTATTGGCCGCCTGCGCGATCGGCTCGCTCTGTTCGCCAGCTGGGACGTCTTCGCGCTGGAGGCCGAGTTGAAGGCTTTTGCCGAAGAAGAGGGCGTGGGCTTTGGCAAAATTGGTCCGGCAGCCCGCGCGGCGCTGACCGCCCTAGCCGTTTCACCCGATATTTCGCGCATTCTGGCGGCATTGGGACGCGACGAAAGTCTCGGGCGCTTGGATGATGCGCTGCAACAGACTAAGTGA
- a CDS encoding peptidoglycan-binding protein: MTDITDILSRARAALVPPVEQPRPLAALGAAALAAGAAVLMAGMVIVGPGFSVS; encoded by the coding sequence ATGACCGACATCACCGACATTCTTTCACGCGCGCGAGCGGCTCTGGTTCCGCCCGTCGAGCAACCCCGGCCTCTGGCGGCACTGGGTGCGGCCGCCCTTGCAGCAGGCGCAGCGGTGCTGATGGCGGGAATGGTGATCGTCGGTCCTGGATTCTCGGTCAGCTAG